From the genome of Thermogutta terrifontis, one region includes:
- a CDS encoding Mu-like prophage major head subunit gpT family protein: MTTATRTLQLKAAPLIVEAEKEKKPVKVRITAYTGGIMTVPGWGPVIIDLQGLDLPQRVTLLLDHEGRTEATIGWGIPKTDGKTLVIDGTVTEATDAGKLVIALLKDDVPLQASVGVETNQYRPLKPGDTITVNGQTITVESDTFLIEGGILREVSVVPLGADKQTMVTLAAGVRNMTHQPAPPENSSPGETIEAKYILDLLSVCGDDMSTFRQAIENRLPLETAKALAETRRRPVIPPVLNAEVKDTPASILAAAALKLLGKESLAEKELGAETLSAAASYKPRTALDLCGMACQMSLGYAPRGTNEIIRAAFSTTDLPVALGVAANKIALDAYQQAPATWKSFARIVSAKDFKEHTGIRLTGDFKLEELAAHGEIRHANVGEETITYKVTTYAKMLMLDRQHIINDDIAILDQIPTIFGRAAARKVADLVYTVLLSNPGGFFSAAHSNLITGAESGLSVASLAEAIAALRKQTDADGLPLDLVPRVLLVPPELEATARQVLNSVELYRSGGDQLPAGNPFAGLNIALEVEPRLSNTYFPGNSTAAWYLLCGPADGSFLVAFLNGQQGPTIEPVDPGADKLGTGWRCYIDIGAAAADWRCAVKASGA, encoded by the coding sequence CCAACTAAAAGCCGCCCCGTTAATTGTTGAGGCCGAAAAGGAAAAGAAGCCAGTTAAGGTACGCATCACGGCCTACACCGGGGGCATCATGACTGTGCCGGGGTGGGGACCGGTCATCATCGATCTGCAGGGCCTTGATTTACCGCAGCGGGTTACTCTGCTCTTGGATCACGAAGGCCGTACCGAAGCCACCATTGGTTGGGGAATACCTAAAACCGACGGAAAAACCTTAGTGATTGACGGTACGGTAACAGAAGCCACGGACGCCGGCAAACTCGTCATTGCTCTACTGAAAGATGACGTCCCCTTGCAGGCCAGTGTGGGTGTTGAAACGAACCAATACCGGCCGTTGAAGCCTGGGGATACCATCACGGTCAACGGGCAAACAATCACTGTCGAATCAGACACTTTTCTTATCGAGGGTGGAATCCTCCGGGAAGTTTCAGTTGTCCCGCTGGGAGCGGACAAACAGACGATGGTCACGTTAGCAGCAGGAGTGAGGAATATGACACACCAACCAGCTCCCCCTGAGAACTCGTCACCTGGTGAGACGATCGAGGCGAAATATATCCTGGACTTACTCTCTGTGTGCGGAGATGACATGAGCACATTCAGGCAAGCCATCGAAAACCGGTTGCCACTTGAGACCGCGAAAGCTCTCGCTGAGACCCGCCGCCGCCCGGTGATTCCTCCAGTACTCAATGCTGAGGTCAAGGACACACCCGCTTCCATCCTTGCCGCCGCCGCCTTGAAACTGCTTGGTAAAGAGTCATTGGCGGAAAAGGAACTTGGTGCGGAGACTCTATCGGCGGCTGCCAGCTACAAGCCGCGAACCGCTCTTGATCTTTGCGGCATGGCTTGTCAAATGAGTTTGGGCTATGCCCCCCGGGGAACCAACGAGATTATTCGGGCGGCTTTCTCCACGACAGACTTGCCCGTTGCCCTGGGTGTGGCGGCCAACAAAATCGCCCTCGATGCCTACCAGCAAGCCCCCGCGACATGGAAATCCTTTGCCCGGATTGTGTCGGCCAAGGATTTCAAGGAACATACTGGTATCCGCTTGACCGGTGACTTCAAACTTGAAGAGCTGGCCGCCCACGGCGAAATTAGGCACGCCAATGTGGGAGAGGAAACCATCACTTACAAGGTGACCACCTACGCCAAAATGCTCATGCTGGACCGCCAACACATCATCAATGATGACATCGCGATCCTGGACCAAATCCCCACGATCTTCGGACGTGCCGCTGCGCGGAAGGTGGCCGATCTGGTTTACACGGTGCTTCTCAGTAATCCGGGCGGTTTTTTCTCCGCTGCCCACAGCAACCTGATTACTGGTGCGGAATCTGGGCTGAGTGTCGCCAGCCTTGCCGAAGCCATCGCGGCCCTACGCAAACAAACGGACGCCGACGGCTTGCCGCTGGACCTGGTGCCCCGTGTTCTTCTCGTCCCACCCGAACTGGAGGCGACCGCCCGGCAAGTGCTCAACAGTGTCGAACTCTACCGCTCGGGCGGAGACCAGCTCCCTGCTGGTAATCCCTTCGCTGGCCTGAACATCGCGTTAGAGGTCGAGCCACGGCTGAGTAATACGTACTTCCCTGGTAACAGCACCGCTGCCTGGTATCTGCTCTGCGGCCCTGCGGATGGTAGCTTCCTTGTGGCCTTCTTGAATGGCCAACAGGGGCCAACCATCGAACCAGTGGACCCCGGAGCGGATAAGCTTGGCACCGGCTGGCGATGCTACATCGATATAGGAGCGGCTGCCGCGGACTGGCGGTGTGCCGTGAAAGCATCCGGTGCCTGA
- a CDS encoding tyrosine-type recombinase/integrase: MATLTKDRKGWRIRWYTREGERKSLRFGRCSERVANQLFAVTSRLIDATEWGLPPDPKVKAWLENLHPEFVSKLQKAGLLESVRQVTLGQAVTEFLERSQHYAAWTLSNIHQAFRYLITFFGEDRPLGSVTVADVEDYKRWLLYEAQTRRARRGLSEATAAKHLSWAGTLYRDFIKRKVVTHNPFDGVQKGSQVNRDRRVYVPAAIIETLIERAPSLEWKLLLAMARYMGVRVPSEPFSMTWDCVDWERLLIRVPSPKTAKQGKPFRMVPIFPPVRHHLEALWEQAEGKTYIFEELRKRDSMKNADQGKWKAINLRERLRRMLIKAGIAPWPKLWQNLRSSAEMDLLARFPPAAVYEWIGHTADVARGHYFQIRQADIEKAISEEWAPPDRAVDLKVAPQSHTRMYKGIQNAN; the protein is encoded by the coding sequence ATGGCTACGTTAACCAAGGATAGAAAGGGGTGGCGAATCCGCTGGTACACCCGGGAAGGGGAACGAAAGAGCCTCCGCTTCGGAAGGTGTAGCGAGCGCGTGGCCAACCAACTTTTCGCGGTAACCTCCCGGCTTATCGATGCTACGGAGTGGGGCCTTCCCCCTGACCCTAAAGTGAAAGCCTGGTTGGAAAACCTACACCCTGAGTTTGTCTCCAAACTCCAGAAAGCAGGTTTACTGGAATCCGTCCGTCAAGTGACTCTCGGCCAAGCCGTTACGGAGTTTTTGGAGAGATCGCAACATTATGCCGCGTGGACTCTCTCTAACATTCACCAGGCTTTCAGATACCTGATAACCTTCTTTGGCGAAGACAGGCCATTGGGGTCGGTTACGGTTGCAGATGTTGAGGACTATAAGCGGTGGTTACTTTACGAGGCACAAACCAGGCGGGCGCGACGGGGCCTCTCCGAAGCCACAGCGGCTAAGCATCTTTCATGGGCGGGCACTCTCTACCGCGACTTTATCAAACGGAAAGTTGTCACGCACAACCCGTTTGATGGCGTCCAAAAGGGTTCCCAAGTCAATCGCGACCGTCGGGTCTATGTACCCGCTGCAATCATTGAAACGCTCATCGAGCGGGCCCCAAGTTTGGAGTGGAAACTGTTACTGGCAATGGCACGGTACATGGGGGTGCGAGTGCCCAGTGAGCCGTTCAGCATGACTTGGGATTGTGTCGATTGGGAGCGTTTATTGATCCGTGTACCATCACCCAAAACTGCGAAACAAGGGAAACCGTTCCGAATGGTGCCTATCTTTCCACCGGTTCGCCACCACCTGGAGGCTCTTTGGGAACAGGCGGAGGGGAAGACCTACATCTTCGAAGAGCTTCGTAAACGGGACTCCATGAAGAACGCGGATCAGGGAAAATGGAAGGCGATTAACCTTCGGGAACGACTCAGGCGGATGCTTATCAAGGCCGGCATCGCCCCGTGGCCCAAACTTTGGCAGAATCTCCGATCAAGCGCTGAAATGGACCTCTTGGCCAGATTTCCGCCCGCCGCGGTTTACGAGTGGATTGGACACACAGCCGATGTGGCCCGGGGTCATTACTTCCAAATCAGACAAGCGGATATCGAAAAAGCCATCAGTGAGGAATGGGCACCCCCAGATCGAGCGGTGGACCTAAAAGTTGCCCCGCAATCGCATACAAGGATGTACAAAGGGATACAAAACGCGAACTAG
- a CDS encoding CCA tRNA nucleotidyltransferase codes for MSSELDPKKQREFAVWVVKQLRKAGFIAYWAGGCVRDQLLGRTPKDYDVATNALPEQVREIFGHRRTFAVGAAFGVITVNGPKGAGQIEVATFRSDLGYSDGRHPDRVVFSSPREDALRRDFTINGLFYDPIEERVIDYVGGVEDIRQRIIRAIGDPYQRFAEDKLRMLRAVRFVAELQFTLDPHTAAAIRDLVHQIREVSQERILMELERLFVAPGRVEGLRLFRELGFLDVLLPELKPDTQEREPVWALNLRILGALPDPDFPVAFAAVARKLVQPGELSPICKRLRMSNQVTDKIVWLVEHEGDLDRAHLRPWSEVQPLLISPWIHDLLKLAETRAIQEGQNDLAGFEWCRERLRWPPEKLNPPFLLKGDDLHALGLPPGPIYREILQEVRRAQLDGVLQSREAALEWVQRKLKSMNGVGERK; via the coding sequence ATGTCATCTGAGCTCGATCCGAAAAAACAGCGCGAATTTGCCGTGTGGGTGGTGAAGCAGCTCCGTAAGGCAGGATTCATTGCCTACTGGGCGGGTGGCTGTGTTCGTGACCAACTTCTCGGACGTACTCCCAAAGATTACGACGTTGCCACCAATGCCCTGCCCGAGCAGGTACGGGAGATTTTCGGGCACCGGCGGACTTTTGCCGTCGGAGCGGCCTTTGGAGTCATCACGGTCAACGGACCGAAAGGCGCCGGTCAAATCGAGGTGGCCACCTTTCGATCTGATCTAGGCTACAGTGATGGTCGGCATCCGGACCGGGTGGTCTTTTCATCCCCCCGCGAGGACGCCCTGCGAAGAGATTTCACGATCAACGGACTGTTTTACGACCCCATTGAGGAGCGCGTCATCGACTATGTGGGGGGTGTCGAGGACATCCGACAGCGAATCATTCGAGCCATCGGCGACCCCTACCAGCGGTTTGCGGAGGATAAGCTCCGGATGCTCCGTGCGGTGCGCTTCGTGGCAGAACTCCAATTTACCCTTGACCCCCACACAGCGGCCGCCATTCGCGATCTTGTCCACCAGATCCGCGAGGTGAGTCAGGAGCGAATTCTCATGGAGTTGGAGCGGCTTTTTGTGGCCCCCGGGCGTGTGGAGGGACTTCGCCTATTTCGCGAACTGGGGTTTCTGGATGTTCTTCTTCCAGAGTTAAAGCCTGATACGCAGGAGAGGGAACCGGTCTGGGCGCTCAACCTTCGCATTCTGGGGGCGTTACCAGATCCGGACTTCCCCGTCGCGTTCGCGGCGGTGGCCAGGAAGTTGGTCCAGCCGGGCGAACTGTCTCCCATCTGCAAGAGGCTGCGCATGTCGAACCAGGTCACGGACAAGATCGTGTGGCTGGTCGAACACGAGGGGGACCTGGACCGTGCTCATCTCAGGCCGTGGTCGGAGGTGCAACCCCTTCTCATCTCCCCCTGGATCCACGATCTTCTCAAGCTGGCGGAAACACGCGCCATTCAGGAAGGCCAAAATGATCTTGCCGGCTTTGAGTGGTGTCGGGAACGGCTCCGGTGGCCGCCGGAAAAGCTCAATCCCCCCTTTCTTCTCAAAGGGGACGACCTCCACGCCTTGGGATTGCCGCCGGGACCGATCTATCGGGAGATCCTTCAGGAAGTGCGCCGTGCCCAGTTGGACGGGGTGCTCCAATCCCGCGAGGCAGCCCTCGAATGGGTCCAGCGAAAGTTAAAATCAATGAATGGCGTGGGAGAACGGAAGTAA
- a CDS encoding NADH:flavin oxidoreductase — protein MQPKTGEFVKIAALKSPQELRDRIAALGYKLPVDDQPLSAAEGSPLAEPFEVAGFRIGNRWCIHPMEGWDGTADGQPSQHTIRRWEHFGASGAKLIWGGEAFAVRRDGRANPNQLYYRPENKEAMRHLLARLREVHRECFGERATDDLFVGLQLTHSGRFCRPNRKDRAEPRIVYHHPVLDEKFGIDPRDDSVILRDEEIPQLVDAYVEAARMARDVGFQFVDIKACHGYLGHEFLSAFERPGPYGGDLPGRSRFLREVIRAVRSECPELVIGVRLSVFDFPPFRPDPSRAEPGKLGPGIPHEYPVPYPGFGCNRWNPLEIDLSEPIRLLKELHEACGVAMVNLTAGSPYYNPHIQRPALYPPSDGYQPPEDPLLGCLRQIAVVRQIKQALPRLPVVGTAYTYFQEYLPHVAQAVVREGWTDFVGIGRLVLAYWELPGDVLAGKNLQTKRLCRTFSDCTTAPRNGLISGCYPLDPYYRALPENEILREIKSGLRGPRRQPETPSQSVTPSPGGP, from the coding sequence ATGCAACCAAAGACTGGTGAGTTCGTGAAAATAGCGGCCTTGAAATCGCCGCAAGAGCTTCGCGACCGGATAGCGGCTCTGGGGTACAAATTGCCTGTGGACGATCAGCCGTTGTCCGCCGCGGAAGGCTCCCCGCTAGCCGAGCCATTTGAGGTGGCAGGCTTCAGAATCGGAAATCGCTGGTGCATCCACCCCATGGAGGGTTGGGATGGAACCGCGGACGGCCAGCCCAGCCAGCACACCATTCGGCGATGGGAACACTTCGGCGCTTCGGGGGCGAAGCTCATTTGGGGAGGAGAGGCGTTCGCTGTCCGACGCGATGGCCGGGCCAATCCCAATCAGCTTTATTATCGGCCAGAAAACAAGGAAGCGATGCGGCATCTCCTCGCCCGGCTTCGCGAGGTGCATCGCGAATGTTTTGGCGAGCGCGCGACGGATGACCTTTTCGTAGGCCTTCAATTGACCCATTCGGGGCGGTTCTGCCGGCCCAATCGAAAGGACCGCGCGGAACCGCGGATCGTGTACCATCATCCCGTGCTGGACGAAAAGTTTGGGATTGATCCCCGGGATGACTCCGTGATTTTAAGGGACGAAGAAATTCCCCAACTCGTCGATGCTTATGTCGAGGCGGCCCGGATGGCGCGCGACGTGGGCTTTCAATTCGTTGATATCAAGGCGTGCCATGGATATTTGGGGCATGAATTTCTTTCGGCGTTCGAGCGTCCCGGGCCATACGGGGGCGATTTACCCGGGCGCTCGCGATTTCTCCGCGAGGTGATTCGCGCTGTTCGATCGGAATGTCCTGAACTCGTCATCGGGGTGCGACTCTCGGTTTTTGATTTTCCCCCGTTTCGCCCTGACCCCAGCCGGGCGGAACCTGGGAAATTGGGGCCCGGCATTCCCCACGAATACCCCGTCCCCTATCCGGGATTCGGTTGCAATCGCTGGAATCCGCTGGAGATTGACCTCAGCGAGCCAATCCGATTGCTGAAAGAACTCCACGAGGCTTGTGGAGTCGCGATGGTCAATCTGACAGCCGGTTCGCCTTACTATAACCCTCATATTCAACGTCCCGCCCTGTATCCGCCATCGGATGGATACCAACCCCCGGAAGACCCGCTTCTGGGGTGTTTGCGGCAGATTGCGGTGGTCAGGCAGATCAAGCAAGCTTTACCCCGGCTGCCTGTGGTGGGTACTGCCTACACGTATTTTCAGGAATATCTGCCCCACGTCGCCCAGGCGGTTGTACGAGAAGGCTGGACGGATTTTGTGGGAATCGGGCGACTGGTACTGGCCTACTGGGAATTGCCGGGGGACGTTCTCGCTGGAAAGAACCTCCAGACCAAACGCCTGTGCCGAACCTTCAGCGACTGCACCACGGCACCGCGGAACGGCCTGATCAGCGGCTGTTACCCACTTGATCCCTACTACCGCGCACTGCCTGAAAATGAAATCCTTCGCGAGATTAAAAGCGGGCTCCGCGGGCCACGACGCCAACCTGAAACCCCATCACAAAGTGTGACCCCTTCACCAGGAGGGCCATGA
- a CDS encoding efflux RND transporter permease subunit, translating into MKTRFHITRGLRRFGCCSFLDLIALWIRFRGLFFALGVILVAVAVPLSARLSVDRSLIRMLAANDPERQTWSEFERVFGTQDFVLIAYRDPTLLAPNGEGIARLAGVAQRFRAVSGVKDVWSLDQLLGPAIVTRSSLAESVRRLFENYTHNTQGDLAALIVLLDSASDDRQIDHRTVIDQLSAVTSTLPQGVIVGPPVVVETGFRMVERDGSRITWTAGVLLAGVILICSGELRWVLIAPILIATSVTGAKATFGLLGGSGSLIDSTLVAVITVITVATLMHLVVRVEDARRRGDSAEAAIRESTRRLILPVALALVTDAIGFAALTVSGITPVRSFALVAMLAVGWLLIAMICFFPATFMAAEAITIRIQRETRGYSSSFSSFRAEALRRFVIDAGPLRLFLRRILTTALRHRWLVLAGASALMMVGTWGWLHAKFETDFTRSFREGSEIVRAYELLDRELGGAGVWDIALPAPKRLTPEYLTAVENLQNRLRNEVRIESEGRYVPGLAKVLSLADVRTALRFLPLSPSFSSKWTDDWALQFVQMRMPGLYKSLYTADPREPDRWWFRVLLRSRERETGESRVALVRQVRRIVEEEWPRILKSWPDGQHFSAGSHHAAQESSTDDPARLAIKPLVTGYYVIFGELVRGLVVHQGPSFIMAVAGMALLFMVAFRNLSWVFGALLANLLPIVVLMGALGWMGARINMGSAMMAAVSLGLSVDASIHYLTAFQRAIKAGRTVMRALREAQNTVGPATVFATLALVVGFLSLTRSEFLPTADFGILVSWTMVGGLMSNLVVLPCLLSLTGRHKVPARQERWFSGNDPTK; encoded by the coding sequence ATGAAAACGCGCTTTCACATTACACGGGGGCTCCGCCGGTTTGGGTGCTGTTCCTTCCTGGATCTTATCGCGCTGTGGATTCGGTTTCGCGGGCTGTTTTTCGCTCTCGGCGTGATTCTGGTTGCGGTGGCGGTGCCTCTGTCGGCCCGGTTGTCTGTGGACCGATCTCTCATCCGCATGCTTGCGGCAAACGATCCGGAACGTCAAACGTGGTCTGAATTTGAGCGTGTCTTTGGGACGCAAGATTTCGTCTTAATCGCTTATCGAGATCCCACACTTCTCGCCCCAAACGGAGAGGGCATTGCACGATTGGCCGGGGTGGCTCAACGGTTTCGTGCTGTCTCCGGAGTCAAAGACGTTTGGAGCTTAGACCAGCTCCTGGGGCCGGCGATTGTCACCCGATCTTCCCTTGCGGAATCCGTGCGTCGGCTGTTCGAGAACTACACCCACAACACCCAGGGCGATCTGGCGGCTCTCATCGTGCTTCTTGATTCGGCTTCGGATGACAGGCAGATTGACCACCGGACGGTGATCGACCAACTCAGCGCGGTCACATCGACTCTACCCCAAGGTGTGATTGTGGGACCACCCGTCGTAGTCGAAACTGGATTCCGGATGGTCGAGCGCGATGGTTCCCGGATCACGTGGACGGCGGGAGTACTTCTGGCCGGTGTCATCCTCATCTGTTCGGGAGAACTCCGCTGGGTCTTGATAGCGCCCATTCTTATTGCTACCAGCGTGACAGGGGCCAAGGCCACATTTGGGCTGTTGGGAGGTTCGGGGAGTCTCATCGATTCCACGCTGGTAGCGGTGATTACAGTGATCACCGTGGCCACCCTCATGCATCTGGTTGTTCGGGTGGAAGACGCCAGGCGAAGGGGTGATTCAGCGGAGGCCGCAATCCGGGAGAGTACCCGACGCCTCATTCTTCCGGTCGCCCTGGCCCTGGTGACTGACGCGATTGGTTTCGCGGCTTTAACAGTCTCCGGAATTACACCGGTGCGAAGCTTTGCCCTTGTGGCCATGCTGGCAGTGGGCTGGCTCCTGATCGCGATGATCTGCTTTTTCCCGGCCACGTTCATGGCGGCGGAAGCGATCACGATTCGAATACAACGAGAAACACGCGGTTACTCTTCATCCTTCTCTTCTTTTCGTGCTGAGGCACTGAGACGCTTCGTCATTGACGCGGGACCGTTGCGATTGTTTCTGCGTCGGATACTGACAACCGCGTTGCGACACCGGTGGCTGGTCCTCGCTGGGGCGTCAGCTCTCATGATGGTAGGTACGTGGGGCTGGCTTCATGCGAAGTTCGAGACCGACTTCACCCGCAGCTTTCGCGAAGGCAGTGAGATTGTGCGGGCTTACGAGTTGCTCGATCGTGAGCTTGGGGGAGCTGGAGTCTGGGATATTGCGTTACCTGCGCCGAAGCGTTTGACGCCAGAGTACCTGACGGCTGTAGAGAATCTTCAAAATCGGTTGCGAAACGAGGTCAGAATCGAAAGTGAAGGCCGGTACGTTCCGGGATTGGCGAAAGTCCTCAGTTTGGCGGATGTCCGGACCGCGCTCCGCTTCTTGCCGCTTTCGCCTTCCTTTTCGTCAAAATGGACAGACGACTGGGCTCTGCAATTTGTTCAGATGCGAATGCCGGGATTGTACAAATCACTGTACACCGCCGATCCGCGAGAACCGGACCGCTGGTGGTTTCGCGTCTTACTGCGGTCGCGGGAGCGAGAGACAGGCGAGTCGCGAGTCGCCCTCGTGCGGCAGGTGCGTCGAATCGTGGAAGAAGAGTGGCCGCGGATATTGAAGTCGTGGCCAGATGGGCAGCACTTTTCAGCGGGATCGCACCATGCAGCTCAAGAGTCATCTACCGATGATCCAGCACGCTTAGCAATCAAGCCGCTCGTCACCGGTTACTATGTTATCTTCGGAGAACTTGTCAGAGGTCTTGTGGTCCACCAGGGCCCGAGTTTTATCATGGCTGTAGCGGGAATGGCCCTGTTATTCATGGTGGCTTTCCGAAATCTCTCCTGGGTTTTTGGCGCCCTTTTAGCTAACCTTTTGCCGATCGTTGTTTTGATGGGAGCACTCGGCTGGATGGGAGCTCGGATCAACATGGGCTCGGCGATGATGGCCGCCGTATCGCTGGGGTTGAGCGTCGATGCGTCCATTCACTATCTCACGGCTTTCCAGCGAGCCATCAAGGCCGGACGGACTGTCATGCGAGCTTTGAGAGAGGCACAGAACACGGTGGGACCGGCCACGGTGTTTGCGACGCTCGCCCTGGTTGTCGGTTTTTTGAGCCTGACTCGCAGCGAGTTTCTCCCTACTGCGGACTTTGGCATCCTTGTAAGCTGGACAATGGTGGGCGGGCTTATGAGCAATCTGGTCGTCCTGCCGTGCTTGCTCTCGTTGACCGGAAGGCACAAGGTTCCAGCTCGCCAGGAGCGTTGGTTTTCCGGCAATGACCCCACAAAGTGA
- a CDS encoding glycerophosphodiester phosphodiesterase: MTAAQEIVAHRGASHDAPENTLAAFRLAWDQGADAIEGDFRLTADGQVVCLHDADTKRVTGGEVDWKVSEVTLEKLRTLDVGKWKGESFAGERIPTLAEVLAIIPPGKKLFLEIKGGPELVEPIRRVLVSSGISLQQIVIIAFDQNTVMEVRRLLPEVKVHWLVSYKQDKETGCWTPTADEVFQTLSRIRAHGVDTEANPEVVNRSFVERLRREGYEFHVWTVDEGDRARLFRDLGVDSITTNRPAFIRQELQKPGSEEITMRQ, from the coding sequence GTGACTGCGGCGCAAGAAATTGTCGCCCATCGCGGCGCCTCGCACGATGCCCCAGAAAATACACTGGCGGCATTCCGATTGGCCTGGGACCAAGGAGCTGATGCCATTGAAGGCGATTTCCGTCTCACGGCTGATGGCCAGGTCGTGTGCCTGCACGATGCTGATACCAAGCGGGTAACCGGGGGCGAGGTGGATTGGAAAGTCTCCGAGGTCACGTTGGAGAAGCTGCGGACGCTCGATGTCGGCAAATGGAAAGGAGAGTCTTTTGCCGGCGAGCGGATTCCAACGCTGGCAGAGGTGCTGGCGATTATTCCTCCGGGCAAAAAGCTTTTTTTGGAGATCAAAGGCGGCCCCGAGTTGGTAGAACCGATCCGCCGGGTCCTCGTTTCGTCCGGAATTTCTCTCCAGCAAATCGTCATCATTGCGTTTGACCAGAATACTGTCATGGAAGTTCGCAGATTACTGCCCGAGGTCAAGGTTCACTGGCTGGTGTCGTACAAACAGGACAAGGAAACAGGCTGCTGGACTCCCACCGCGGACGAAGTATTTCAAACTCTGTCGCGAATCAGGGCCCACGGAGTGGATACAGAAGCCAACCCGGAAGTTGTCAATCGGTCTTTTGTGGAACGGCTTCGCCGTGAGGGCTACGAATTCCACGTTTGGACCGTCGATGAGGGCGATCGCGCCCGACTGTTTCGCGACCTGGGCGTGGACTCGATCACGACCAACCGACCGGCCTTTATCCGCCAGGAATTGCAAAAGCCGGGAAGTGAGGAAATAACCATGAGGCAGTGA